One window of Mediterraneibacter gnavus ATCC 29149 genomic DNA carries:
- a CDS encoding HAD family hydrolase, protein MTIKGIIWDADGTLLDSMEIWEHAPDHYLETLGIEPEPNLGEILFEMSLEQGAKYLIDRYHLPVGVADVLEGIHCQIETFYRREVTLKPGAKELLAEFKQKGYPMILATSGDQDCIRQACERLEIRQYFTELLFCSEVGAGKDRPDIYLEAARKMNCRPDEALVVEDALYAIETAKKAGFSTAAVYDKANKEQEKIRETADIYLKSFDEQLTEMITGRM, encoded by the coding sequence ATGACGATCAAGGGGATCATCTGGGATGCGGACGGAACACTGTTGGATTCCATGGAAATCTGGGAGCATGCTCCGGATCATTATCTGGAGACACTGGGAATCGAGCCGGAACCAAATCTGGGAGAGATTCTGTTTGAGATGAGTCTGGAGCAGGGAGCAAAGTATCTGATCGATCGCTACCACCTGCCGGTTGGTGTGGCAGATGTTCTGGAGGGAATCCACTGCCAGATTGAAACCTTTTACAGAAGAGAAGTGACATTAAAACCGGGGGCAAAAGAGCTTCTGGCAGAATTCAAACAAAAAGGATACCCCATGATCCTGGCGACCTCAGGAGATCAAGACTGTATCCGACAGGCGTGTGAGCGGCTGGAGATCCGGCAGTATTTTACGGAGCTGTTATTCTGCAGCGAGGTTGGTGCAGGAAAAGACAGGCCGGACATTTATCTGGAAGCGGCGAGAAAGATGAATTGCAGGCCGGATGAAGCGCTGGTTGTGGAAGATGCACTCTATGCCATTGAGACTGCAAAAAAGGCAGGGTTTTCTACAGCAGCTGTCTATGACAAAGCAAACAAGGAACAGGAAAAAATCAGAGAGACAGCGGATATTTATCTGAAGTCTTTCGATGAACAACTGACAGAAATGATAACAGGAAGGATGTAA
- a CDS encoding chromate transporter, with amino-acid sequence MKSQKHLLSKLFISTLYLSAFTFGGGYVIVTLMKKKFVDQYHWIDDEEMLDLIAIAQSSPGAIAVNGAIVVGYKLAGIPGVLLCVLATVLPPFVIISILSVFYAAFQSNVWIRLLLEGMQSGVAAVIASVVYDMGRGIIREKTPISLLIMGGAFLANYMFQINAVYIILFCIALGYLQTWYQKRRTLS; translated from the coding sequence ATGAAATCTCAAAAACATCTGTTAAGCAAATTATTTATTTCTACCCTTTATCTGAGTGCCTTCACTTTTGGCGGCGGTTATGTGATCGTTACACTCATGAAAAAGAAATTTGTGGACCAGTATCACTGGATCGATGATGAGGAAATGCTGGATTTGATCGCCATCGCGCAGTCTTCTCCGGGAGCTATCGCAGTCAACGGCGCAATTGTTGTCGGCTACAAGTTGGCAGGAATTCCAGGAGTTCTGCTCTGTGTCCTCGCCACCGTTTTGCCGCCTTTTGTCATTATTTCCATCCTTTCTGTATTTTACGCTGCTTTCCAGAGCAATGTCTGGATACGGCTTCTTCTGGAAGGGATGCAATCCGGTGTTGCGGCTGTCATCGCATCAGTTGTTTATGATATGGGCCGCGGAATCATCCGTGAAAAAACACCGATTTCTCTTCTGATCATGGGCGGAGCATTTCTTGCAAACTATATGTTTCAGATCAATGCCGTCTACATCATTTTATTTTGTATTGCACTTGGCTACCTGCAGACCTGGTATCAGAAAAGGAGGACACTCTCATGA
- the thiD gene encoding bifunctional hydroxymethylpyrimidine kinase/phosphomethylpyrimidine kinase, with the protein MKTGLTIAGSDCSGGAGIQADIKTMTTNGVYAMSAITALTAQNTTGVRDILELSPQFLKEQLDCIFTDIRPDAVKIGMVSSTELIEVIAGSLRQYEAAHIVVDPVMVATSGARLIREDAICAMQEKLFKIAEVITPNIPEAELLSGIEIQTQRDMERAAEMIGRQFGCSVLLKGGHQRQDANDLLWKEDGAMRWFYGTRIENPNTHGTGCTLSSAIAANLAKEFELEESVKRAKQYLSDALEFKLDLGAGSGPMNHAFAWNRNE; encoded by the coding sequence ATGAAGACAGGACTGACGATCGCGGGAAGCGACTGCAGCGGCGGTGCCGGAATCCAGGCGGACATCAAGACAATGACGACAAACGGAGTCTATGCGATGAGTGCGATCACGGCGCTGACGGCACAGAATACAACCGGAGTACGTGATATTCTGGAATTGTCTCCGCAATTTTTAAAAGAACAGCTGGATTGCATTTTTACAGATATCAGACCGGACGCGGTGAAGATCGGGATGGTATCGTCCACAGAATTGATTGAGGTGATCGCAGGATCATTGAGGCAATACGAGGCAGCACATATTGTCGTGGATCCGGTTATGGTGGCGACAAGCGGAGCAAGGCTGATCCGGGAGGATGCAATCTGCGCGATGCAGGAGAAGCTTTTTAAAATTGCTGAGGTGATCACGCCCAATATCCCGGAGGCTGAGCTTTTGTCCGGAATTGAAATTCAGACACAAAGAGATATGGAGAGGGCAGCAGAAATGATCGGCAGACAGTTTGGATGCAGTGTACTGTTAAAGGGAGGTCATCAAAGACAGGATGCCAATGACCTTTTGTGGAAAGAAGACGGAGCGATGCGGTGGTTTTACGGAACGAGAATAGAGAATCCGAATACTCACGGAACAGGATGCACGCTTTCGAGTGCGATCGCAGCCAATCTGGCGAAAGAATTTGAACTGGAAGAGTCTGTAAAAAGAGCAAAGCAGTATCTTTCAGATGCATTGGAGTTCAAGCTGGATCTGGGAGCCGGAAGTGGGCCGATGAACCATGCATTTGCATGGAACAGGAACGAATAA
- the thiE gene encoding thiamine phosphate synthase has protein sequence MRCDKESLLLYAVTDRSWTKNDTLYHQVEEALKGGVTFLQLREKDLNTENFLQEAEEMKKLCAAYRVPFVINDNVEIARTVGADGVHVGQDDMPAWKVREILGEDKIIGVSAQTVEQAIKAEKDGADYLGVGAVFPTSSKADAVEVEHATLRDICVAVQIPVVAIGGISAENVSQLAGTGIDGIAVISAIFAQDFPKLAAEELKKKVEAIQ, from the coding sequence ATGAGGTGCGATAAGGAATCTCTGCTTTTATATGCAGTGACGGACAGAAGCTGGACGAAAAACGACACGCTGTATCACCAGGTAGAGGAGGCCTTAAAAGGCGGGGTGACATTCCTGCAGCTGAGGGAAAAAGATCTGAATACAGAAAACTTTCTGCAGGAGGCAGAGGAGATGAAAAAGTTGTGTGCCGCATACAGAGTTCCGTTTGTGATCAACGACAATGTAGAAATCGCCCGTACAGTAGGAGCTGACGGTGTACATGTGGGGCAGGATGATATGCCCGCGTGGAAGGTGCGGGAGATTTTAGGAGAGGACAAGATCATTGGTGTGTCTGCACAGACTGTGGAGCAGGCTATAAAGGCAGAAAAAGATGGAGCAGATTACCTGGGAGTGGGAGCAGTATTTCCGACCAGCTCCAAAGCAGATGCGGTGGAAGTGGAACACGCCACACTTCGTGACATTTGTGTGGCAGTGCAGATTCCGGTCGTAGCAATCGGCGGAATCAGCGCAGAAAATGTCAGTCAGCTTGCAGGAACGGGAATCGACGGGATTGCAGTAATCAGTGCGATCTTTGCGCAGGATTTCCCGAAGCTGGCAGCAGAAGAATTGAAAAAGAAAGTAGAGGCGATCCAATGA
- the asnB gene encoding asparagine synthase (glutamine-hydrolyzing) has protein sequence MGFAPGRCVEETEHAHPVTLKRPGRVCTLILNGELYNAKELGRELKADTDRNEELFLLAYMQYGPEFVKKINGVFGAVIWDETKKILFLFRDRIGAKPMFYTQKKETLFFASAIGSLFQYPGVDPVLDENGLCEIFALGPARTPGNGVFRDIYEVLPGHYLSFADGILKDHCYWNVKSQPHEDSREETVEKTAWLLEDSIKRQMESEETISTFLSGGVDSSLVTAVCADALREKGERLQTFSFDFEGNRQYFQANAFQPSQDRPWVEQMAAYCGSEHRYLECSNEKLAEYLYKAVDARCLPCMADVESSMLYFCSQVSQYSKAALTGECADEIFGGYPWFHKKEAFETDGFPWSADQSVRQSLLQEKWIRKLPMKEYAGEAYEKAVRETPCCTEDSSVEKRRREIAYLNLKWFMATLLDRMERTSTWCGLSARVPIADYRIIEYVWNVPWSVKCEDGIPKALLRRAGKGKVPDEVLWRKKSPYPKTYNPQYEALLADRLREEVLQDTSAPIRAFLDRKKAERFLNSPKDYGKPWYGQLMAGPQMIAYVLQINYWMKKYQIQIKL, from the coding sequence ATGGGATTTGCACCGGGACGCTGTGTGGAAGAAACAGAACATGCACATCCGGTTACATTAAAACGGCCGGGGCGCGTGTGTACGCTCATTTTGAATGGGGAACTATACAATGCAAAAGAGCTTGGGCGGGAGCTGAAAGCCGACACAGACAGAAATGAGGAATTGTTTCTGCTTGCCTATATGCAGTACGGACCGGAATTTGTGAAAAAAATAAATGGTGTTTTCGGTGCGGTGATCTGGGATGAAACGAAAAAAATATTGTTCTTGTTCAGAGACAGGATCGGGGCAAAACCAATGTTTTATACGCAGAAAAAGGAGACGCTGTTTTTTGCCTCTGCCATTGGAAGCTTATTTCAGTATCCGGGTGTGGACCCTGTGCTGGATGAGAATGGTCTCTGTGAAATTTTTGCGCTTGGTCCGGCAAGAACTCCCGGAAACGGTGTTTTTCGAGATATTTATGAAGTGCTTCCGGGACATTATCTTTCTTTTGCAGACGGAATTCTAAAAGATCATTGTTACTGGAATGTAAAAAGTCAGCCACATGAAGATTCCAGGGAAGAAACAGTAGAAAAAACAGCGTGGCTCTTGGAGGATTCGATTAAACGGCAGATGGAGAGTGAAGAGACGATCTCTACATTTCTCTCCGGCGGAGTGGACAGCAGCCTTGTGACGGCAGTCTGTGCGGATGCTCTGCGGGAAAAGGGGGAAAGGCTTCAGACATTTTCCTTTGATTTTGAAGGAAACCGGCAGTATTTTCAGGCAAATGCATTTCAGCCGAGTCAGGACCGGCCGTGGGTGGAACAGATGGCAGCATATTGCGGCAGTGAGCATCGCTATTTGGAGTGCAGCAATGAAAAGCTGGCGGAATATCTTTACAAAGCTGTGGATGCAAGGTGTCTGCCGTGTATGGCGGATGTGGAGTCCTCTATGCTGTATTTCTGCTCTCAGGTGTCACAGTACAGCAAGGCAGCTCTGACAGGAGAATGTGCGGATGAGATTTTCGGAGGATACCCGTGGTTTCATAAAAAAGAAGCCTTTGAGACAGACGGATTTCCGTGGTCAGCAGATCAATCTGTCCGGCAGAGTCTGCTTCAGGAAAAGTGGATTCGGAAGCTTCCGATGAAAGAGTATGCAGGGGAAGCATATGAGAAAGCCGTGCGGGAAACACCGTGCTGTACCGAGGATTCTTCTGTGGAGAAGCGTCGCAGAGAAATTGCGTATCTGAATTTGAAATGGTTTATGGCAACACTGTTAGACCGGATGGAGAGGACCAGTACCTGGTGTGGATTGTCGGCGCGAGTGCCGATCGCAGATTACCGCATCATCGAGTATGTATGGAATGTGCCCTGGTCTGTGAAATGTGAGGATGGTATTCCCAAAGCATTGCTTCGCCGTGCGGGAAAAGGAAAAGTACCGGACGAAGTACTCTGGAGAAAGAAAAGTCCATATCCGAAAACATACAATCCGCAGTACGAAGCACTTCTGGCAGACCGGCTGAGAGAAGAAGTGTTACAAGATACAAGTGCGCCCATTCGGGCATTTCTGGATCGAAAGAAGGCAGAGCGGTTTTTAAATTCGCCGAAGGATTACGGAAAACCGTGGTACGGACAGCTGATGGCAGGACCTCAGATGATCGCATATGTGCTGCAGATCAATTACTGGATGAAAAAATACCAGATCCAGATCAAATTGTAA
- a CDS encoding chromate transporter, whose product MIYLQLFFSFLQIGTFSFGGGYAALPLIQNQVVSLHHWISMAEFTDLITISQMTPGPIAINSATFVGIKIAGMPGALVATLGCILPSCIIVTIIAYLYMRYRNLDTLQGILGMLRPAVVALIASAGISILITAFFGDLGIKLSSCNPKAVVIFAGCLILLRKRVNPVLVMVLAGIVNVGLSLFI is encoded by the coding sequence ATGATTTACCTGCAGCTTTTTTTCAGTTTTCTTCAAATCGGAACCTTTAGCTTCGGCGGCGGTTATGCTGCACTCCCCCTGATCCAGAATCAGGTCGTCTCTCTTCATCATTGGATCTCAATGGCTGAGTTCACAGATCTGATCACCATTTCCCAGATGACTCCCGGACCGATCGCCATCAATTCCGCCACCTTTGTCGGAATCAAGATCGCAGGAATGCCCGGTGCACTTGTTGCGACTCTCGGATGTATCCTGCCCTCCTGCATCATTGTGACCATTATTGCATATCTGTATATGAGATACCGAAATCTGGACACCCTGCAGGGAATTCTTGGGATGCTTCGTCCCGCCGTCGTTGCACTGATTGCCTCTGCAGGAATTTCGATCCTGATCACTGCTTTCTTTGGAGATTTGGGGATAAAGCTTTCCTCATGCAACCCAAAGGCCGTGGTAATCTTTGCAGGCTGTCTGATTCTTCTGAGAAAACGAGTCAATCCTGTTCTGGTCATGGTACTTGCCGGGATTGTAAATGTGGGACTCTCCCTTTTTATATGA
- a CDS encoding Na+/H+ antiporter NhaC family protein, with protein sequence MDGSMFIGTWWSLVPPLLAIVLAFLTKEVYSSLFVGVAVGALLYTGFSPWDSFVSFFEIMKESMNLNILIFDVLLGMIIVLMAKSGGSAAYGNWAGSKIRSKKSALLATTGLGVLIFVDDYFNCLTVGSVMRPVTDRYKVSRAKLAYIIDSTAAPVCIIAPISSWAAAVNSYVPDDAGITGFQLFLRTIPYNLYALLTLAMVLFVVITGFDFGQMKRHEKNAANGDLFTSGAEEFETVETENASEKGKVMDLILPVAVLILSAIGAMIYTGYLGGATDVFTAFSGCDAETSLIFATSVTILFMLILYLPRKVITFKGFMDSFVEGFKLMIPAVAILIFAWSLKGMGDALGIGVFVENLVGTNASASVILPAVMFMIAIFLAFSTGTSWGTFAILVPIVVAMFPGQKNLEMMIISVAAVLAGAVCGDHISPISDTTVMSSAGAQSNHINHVSTQMQYAMVVAAVCIVGYLIAGIVKIWWAALGSSLLILFAVLTVLKRREQKKDAEEQHA encoded by the coding sequence ATGGATGGTTCTATGTTTATCGGAACTTGGTGGTCACTTGTGCCGCCGCTGCTTGCAATCGTGCTTGCGTTTCTCACAAAGGAAGTGTACAGCTCCCTGTTTGTAGGAGTTGCTGTGGGGGCACTGCTGTATACAGGATTTTCTCCCTGGGATTCTTTTGTGTCATTTTTTGAAATTATGAAAGAAAGCATGAATCTGAATATTCTTATCTTTGACGTGCTTCTGGGGATGATCATCGTGTTGATGGCAAAATCAGGAGGTTCTGCCGCCTATGGAAACTGGGCAGGAAGCAAGATCAGGAGCAAAAAAAGCGCGCTTCTTGCAACAACGGGACTTGGGGTGCTGATTTTTGTAGATGATTATTTCAACTGTCTGACGGTCGGTTCCGTGATGCGTCCGGTGACAGACCGCTATAAAGTTTCCAGAGCGAAGCTGGCGTATATCATTGATTCCACGGCAGCTCCGGTCTGCATCATCGCGCCGATTTCAAGCTGGGCGGCTGCGGTCAACTCTTATGTGCCGGACGATGCGGGGATTACAGGGTTTCAGCTGTTTTTAAGAACGATTCCCTACAATCTGTATGCGCTTCTGACACTGGCAATGGTATTGTTTGTGGTGATCACAGGATTTGATTTCGGACAGATGAAGCGTCATGAAAAGAATGCTGCAAACGGGGATCTCTTCACAAGCGGTGCGGAAGAATTTGAGACAGTTGAGACAGAAAATGCATCAGAAAAAGGGAAAGTGATGGATCTGATCCTGCCGGTAGCGGTTCTGATCCTGTCTGCGATCGGGGCTATGATCTACACCGGATATCTGGGCGGAGCAACCGATGTATTCACTGCCTTTTCCGGATGTGATGCAGAGACAAGTCTGATTTTTGCAACTTCTGTTACGATTTTATTTATGTTGATTTTATATCTGCCGAGAAAGGTCATTACATTTAAGGGATTTATGGACAGCTTCGTAGAAGGCTTTAAACTGATGATCCCGGCGGTGGCGATCCTGATTTTTGCATGGTCCTTAAAAGGAATGGGAGATGCCCTTGGAATTGGAGTATTTGTAGAGAATCTGGTGGGAACAAATGCTTCGGCAAGCGTGATCCTGCCTGCGGTGATGTTTATGATCGCGATTTTTCTTGCATTTTCAACAGGAACCTCATGGGGAACCTTTGCGATCCTGGTGCCGATCGTAGTAGCGATGTTCCCGGGACAGAAAAATCTGGAAATGATGATCATCTCTGTGGCGGCAGTTCTGGCAGGAGCAGTATGCGGAGATCACATTTCTCCAATCTCAGATACAACAGTAATGTCTTCTGCGGGTGCACAGAGCAATCACATCAATCATGTATCCACTCAGATGCAGTATGCCATGGTCGTGGCGGCAGTTTGTATCGTAGGATATCTGATCGCAGGAATCGTGAAGATCTGGTGGGCTGCACTGGGCAGCAGTCTTTTGATCTTGTTTGCAGTACTGACGGTTTTGAAGAGACGAGAGCAGAAAAAGGATGCGGAGGAACAGCATGCGTAA
- a CDS encoding dipicolinate synthase subunit B, with amino-acid sequence MKLKGRKIGVAITGSFCTYEKVFQALRALKKEEAELQTIFSDAAQSIDSRFGNAEDFVTKAKEITGAEPMLTIPQAEPIGPKGLLDLLILMPCTGNSIAKLANGITDTPALMAAKAHLRNERPLLVSISTNDALGMNMKNIGLLLNTKHVYFVPFKQDNPQKKPNSMIASLEYLIPAAEAALEGRQYQPIIQ; translated from the coding sequence ATGAAGCTAAAAGGCAGGAAGATCGGAGTTGCGATCACAGGATCTTTTTGCACTTATGAAAAAGTGTTTCAGGCACTGCGGGCATTAAAAAAGGAAGAGGCAGAGCTGCAGACCATTTTTTCAGATGCGGCACAGTCTATAGACAGTCGTTTTGGAAATGCAGAGGATTTTGTGACAAAGGCAAAGGAAATCACAGGGGCAGAGCCGATGCTGACAATCCCCCAGGCGGAGCCTATCGGACCGAAAGGCCTTTTGGATCTGCTGATTTTAATGCCGTGTACGGGAAACAGCATTGCGAAGCTGGCCAATGGGATTACGGACACTCCTGCGCTGATGGCTGCAAAAGCGCATCTGCGCAATGAGCGTCCGCTGCTGGTTTCGATTTCTACAAATGATGCACTGGGTATGAATATGAAAAATATCGGGTTGTTGTTAAACACTAAGCATGTTTATTTTGTACCGTTTAAACAGGATAATCCGCAGAAAAAGCCAAATTCGATGATCGCCAGCCTGGAGTATCTGATCCCGGCGGCCGAGGCGGCACTGGAAGGCAGACAGTATCAACCGATCATTCAGTAG
- a CDS encoding Gfo/Idh/MocA family protein, translated as MIRFATIGTSVIVDRFLEAAALCEGLVHTAVFSRKKETAKAFAKKHGAEFIYTDLKELAESSDIDAVYIASPNSCHCEQAVEMLKHGKHVLCEKPAASNAAELQRMRAAAENGQAVLLEAMRSVYDPGFQAIEANLYRLGKIRSVSFRFCQYSSRYDNFRKGIIENAFRPELSNGALMDIGVYCVHPLVRLFGMPEKIEGASVFLENGVDGMGTILAQYPGWQAVLQYSKITSGYTESEVQGENGSMQIDRIADTRKITIHERTGRRDVILIPKEENNMVYEIREWLRLIENSQEDEKSKIYEEASGNEMQFLDLAREKMGIRFPADVS; from the coding sequence ATGATACGATTTGCAACTATTGGAACGAGTGTGATTGTGGACCGTTTTCTGGAAGCGGCAGCTTTGTGTGAGGGACTGGTCCACACGGCAGTATTTTCAAGAAAGAAGGAGACAGCCAAGGCATTTGCAAAAAAGCACGGAGCAGAGTTTATTTATACAGATCTAAAGGAGCTGGCAGAATCCTCGGACATAGACGCGGTATACATTGCCAGCCCCAATTCCTGCCATTGTGAACAGGCAGTAGAGATGCTTAAGCACGGAAAGCATGTACTCTGTGAAAAGCCTGCTGCAAGTAATGCGGCAGAGCTGCAGAGGATGAGAGCGGCGGCGGAAAACGGACAGGCGGTGCTGTTAGAAGCCATGCGTTCGGTGTATGATCCCGGATTTCAGGCAATTGAAGCAAATCTGTATCGCCTTGGAAAAATCCGGAGTGTGAGCTTTCGATTTTGTCAGTATTCGTCGCGTTATGATAACTTCCGCAAAGGAATCATCGAGAATGCGTTTCGGCCGGAGCTTTCCAACGGGGCCTTGATGGACATCGGAGTGTATTGTGTACATCCGCTGGTACGATTGTTTGGAATGCCGGAGAAAATAGAAGGAGCTTCCGTCTTTCTGGAAAATGGTGTGGATGGTATGGGAACCATCCTGGCGCAGTATCCGGGCTGGCAGGCAGTTCTGCAGTATTCCAAAATTACAAGTGGATATACGGAAAGTGAGGTTCAGGGAGAAAACGGGAGTATGCAGATCGATCGGATCGCAGATACAAGAAAAATTACGATACATGAGCGTACTGGGCGCAGAGATGTGATCCTGATCCCAAAAGAAGAGAATAATATGGTATATGAAATACGGGAATGGCTGCGTCTGATCGAGAACAGTCAGGAGGATGAGAAAAGTAAAATATATGAGGAAGCGTCCGGAAACGAAATGCAGTTTCTGGATCTGGCAAGGGAAAAGATGGGAATCCGGTTTCCGGCAGATGTTTCTTAG
- a CDS encoding dipicolinate synthase subunit DpsA, translating to MEKIGIIGGDQRQIYVKQFLEEHGWQTETAFFPDGTRQEETTERLREIFENCRFVVLPVPVLRKGKLNTGAEYKPDAEQLMEYVKHGQCIFGGCFSKELKNRILCRGGESYDLMQLERIVRENVAATAEGAVAEAVQNSPVTLRGSLCILTGYGRCGSAIHQCLKNWGCTIVVYDRDENACERAKEAGAKICEYKDLSKVLKKAAFLFNTAPSAVWTEGLLEGVPQEVCILELASMPGGIDRDAADRLGIHINVLPGLPGRFAPCTSGRLLGEEILKEIERIIKRECKS from the coding sequence TTGGAAAAAATCGGAATTATTGGCGGGGATCAGAGGCAGATTTATGTAAAACAATTTCTGGAAGAGCATGGATGGCAGACAGAAACAGCATTTTTTCCGGATGGTACCAGACAGGAGGAAACAACAGAGCGGCTTCGGGAGATTTTTGAGAACTGCCGGTTTGTGGTGCTTCCGGTGCCTGTATTGCGGAAAGGAAAGCTCAATACAGGAGCGGAATATAAACCAGATGCAGAGCAGCTCATGGAATATGTGAAACATGGACAGTGTATCTTTGGCGGCTGTTTTTCAAAAGAACTGAAAAACAGGATTTTATGCCGCGGCGGTGAGAGCTATGACCTGATGCAGCTGGAACGGATTGTAAGAGAAAATGTAGCTGCCACAGCAGAAGGTGCGGTTGCCGAAGCGGTACAAAACAGTCCGGTTACGCTTCGGGGGAGTTTGTGTATTCTGACAGGGTATGGCCGATGCGGAAGTGCAATTCATCAGTGCCTGAAAAACTGGGGATGTACGATCGTGGTGTATGACCGTGATGAGAACGCATGCGAACGTGCAAAAGAAGCAGGAGCGAAGATCTGTGAATATAAGGATCTTTCAAAAGTACTGAAAAAAGCAGCATTTCTTTTTAATACAGCGCCGTCTGCTGTGTGGACAGAGGGATTGCTGGAAGGAGTGCCACAAGAAGTCTGTATTCTGGAGCTGGCTTCCATGCCGGGAGGAATTGACCGGGATGCGGCAGACAGACTGGGAATCCATATAAATGTCCTGCCGGGCCTGCCGGGACGTTTTGCGCCGTGTACATCAGGCAGACTGCTGGGAGAGGAGATTTTGAAGGAAATAGAAAGAATCATAAAAAGGGAGTGTAAATCATGA
- a CDS encoding C39 family peptidase, with product MRNVIDVPYLDQSVRYPTGCESVSAVMLLRYLGYEMSVDEFIEQYLDRQEFELREGELYGPDPTKYFCGSPYDEESFGCYAPVITQALKKAIGEMYEVLDLTGTEIKTLQTEYIDKGMPVILWACINMREPITGPQWKLKNSGEVFTWISNEHCMLLIGYDEEGYYFNDPYENNGVIRYPKEIVEDRYKAQHMQAVAVKKK from the coding sequence ATGCGTAATGTAATTGATGTGCCGTATCTGGATCAAAGTGTGCGTTATCCGACCGGATGCGAGAGTGTGTCGGCTGTGATGCTGCTTAGGTATCTGGGATACGAAATGTCTGTGGATGAATTTATTGAGCAATATCTGGACAGGCAGGAGTTTGAACTTCGTGAGGGGGAGCTTTACGGTCCGGATCCCACAAAATATTTTTGTGGAAGTCCCTATGATGAGGAGTCATTTGGCTGCTATGCACCGGTGATCACTCAGGCGCTGAAAAAAGCGATCGGTGAAATGTATGAGGTGCTGGATCTTACGGGAACAGAGATAAAAACTTTGCAAACAGAGTACATTGACAAAGGAATGCCGGTGATTCTCTGGGCGTGTATCAATATGAGAGAACCGATCACGGGCCCACAGTGGAAATTAAAAAACAGCGGGGAAGTATTTACCTGGATTTCCAATGAGCACTGTATGCTTTTGATCGGATATGATGAAGAAGGATATTATTTCAATGATCCGTATGAGAACAATGGAGTGATCCGCTATCCGAAAGAGATTGTAGAAGACAGATACAAAGCACAGCATATGCAGGCTGTGGCAGTAAAAAAGAAATAA
- the thiM gene encoding hydroxyethylthiazole kinase: MKKYLETVRNHCPLVHNITNYVTVNDVANIILACGASPIMADEPEEVQEITTICQGLNINIGTLHKSSIESMFLAGKKANELGHPVLLDPVGAGASTLRTQTAVKLMQEVRFSVIRGNMSEIKVLSGGMGGARGVDACETDIVTEETLEEAVAFVKAFAKSCGCIVAVTGAIDLVADDKRCYVIRNGRKEMGQITGTGCQLSGMLTAFLCANPEEMLDAAAAAVCIMGTAGEIGWENMQPGDGNSTYRNRIIDAVCNLTGEELERRANYEVR, encoded by the coding sequence ATGAAAAAATATCTGGAAACTGTGAGAAATCATTGCCCATTGGTACATAATATCACGAATTACGTGACCGTAAATGATGTGGCGAATATCATCCTGGCATGTGGTGCCAGCCCGATCATGGCGGATGAGCCGGAGGAAGTGCAGGAAATCACAACCATCTGTCAGGGGTTGAACATCAATATCGGAACGCTTCACAAGAGCAGTATTGAAAGTATGTTCCTGGCAGGAAAGAAGGCAAACGAACTGGGACATCCTGTGCTTCTGGATCCGGTTGGAGCCGGTGCGAGCACTCTTCGCACACAGACAGCAGTGAAACTGATGCAGGAAGTCCGCTTTTCTGTAATCCGTGGAAATATGTCAGAGATCAAAGTTCTCTCCGGCGGCATGGGCGGTGCAAGAGGAGTGGATGCCTGTGAGACGGATATTGTTACGGAAGAGACTTTAGAGGAGGCAGTGGCATTTGTAAAAGCGTTTGCAAAATCCTGTGGATGCATCGTGGCAGTAACAGGTGCGATCGATCTGGTGGCAGATGACAAACGTTGTTATGTGATCCGAAACGGCAGAAAAGAAATGGGACAGATTACAGGAACCGGATGTCAGCTCTCCGGGATGCTGACTGCATTTTTGTGTGCGAATCCGGAAGAAATGCTGGATGCGGCGGCAGCGGCTGTTTGTATCATGGGAACAGCAGGTGAGATCGGCTGGGAAAATATGCAGCCGGGAGACGGCAATTCCACCTACAGAAACCGGATCATTGATGCGGTCTGCAATCTGACCGGAGAAGAACTGGAAAGGAGAGCAAACTATGAGGTGCGATAA